A genome region from Streptomyces sp. S4.7 includes the following:
- a CDS encoding IucA/IucC family protein: MNQLDRDAWEQAGRRLLIKAVEEFAYEELLVPLPDAGTAGQYRLDLGDDVHWTLRAARGTFGTWRVEPGSLLRHPDVGDGREAGPERLLLDARGVLGWDGVTTAEVLRELTATRRADAEAITRALPAAELADLDHLELEAYQDGHPCMLLNKGRLGFAASDAAAYAPESAPAVRLLWAAVHSDLATYSGVPGLDAERLLAEELDPATRERFAAVLAEECARNGLSGEEFSWLPVHPFHWDEAVATLFAPYLAEGRIVALGQSDDRYRPLQSIRTLANIDHPHRRNVKVPLLIRNTLVWRGLSTEPTEAAPDVSAWLHSVRDADPYLSQELRIHPLGEVAAVAVGHPLYESVKDAPYRYHELLGAVWREPVAALLDTDAGERARTMAALLKTGSDGRALTAELVERSGLGPTAWLERFFGALLPGLLHYLYRYGVAFCPHGENTVVLFDRDEIPVGTAVKDFAEDVNLLPGARPEYATLSERADRVLLRWPAHELAHSLLSAVFAGHFRFFAPLCSAQLGVPEDEFWALVRAEIERYHARFPELADRFDSYGLLAPSFDRVALNREQLLGGGFHDRSERDEGFDVVHGTVPNPLAAAPARTGERI, from the coding sequence TGCACTGGACGCTGCGCGCCGCTCGCGGCACCTTCGGGACCTGGCGTGTCGAGCCCGGCAGTCTGCTCCGCCACCCGGACGTCGGCGACGGCCGGGAGGCCGGCCCCGAGCGCCTGCTGCTCGACGCGCGCGGTGTCCTCGGCTGGGACGGTGTCACCACCGCCGAGGTCCTGCGTGAGCTGACCGCCACCCGGCGGGCCGACGCCGAGGCGATCACCAGGGCGCTGCCCGCCGCCGAGCTGGCCGATCTGGACCATCTGGAGCTGGAGGCGTACCAGGACGGGCATCCCTGCATGCTCCTCAACAAGGGCCGTCTCGGTTTCGCCGCCTCCGACGCCGCCGCCTACGCGCCCGAATCCGCCCCCGCCGTACGGCTGTTGTGGGCCGCCGTGCACAGCGACCTCGCCACGTACTCCGGCGTCCCCGGGCTCGACGCGGAGCGGCTGCTCGCCGAGGAGCTGGACCCGGCGACGCGGGAGCGGTTCGCGGCCGTCCTCGCCGAGGAGTGCGCCCGGAACGGCCTGAGCGGCGAGGAGTTCAGCTGGCTGCCGGTGCACCCCTTCCACTGGGACGAGGCCGTCGCCACCCTCTTCGCGCCCTATCTCGCCGAGGGCCGCATCGTGGCGCTCGGGCAGAGCGACGACCGCTACCGTCCCCTCCAGTCGATCCGCACCCTCGCCAACATCGACCACCCGCACCGCCGCAACGTCAAGGTTCCCCTCCTCATCCGCAACACCCTTGTCTGGCGGGGGCTTTCGACCGAGCCGACCGAGGCCGCGCCCGACGTGAGCGCCTGGCTGCACTCCGTACGGGACGCCGACCCGTATCTGAGCCAGGAGCTGCGCATCCATCCGCTCGGCGAGGTCGCGGCCGTCGCCGTGGGGCATCCGCTCTACGAGTCGGTCAAGGACGCCCCGTACCGCTACCACGAACTCCTGGGCGCCGTCTGGCGCGAGCCAGTGGCCGCGCTGCTCGACACGGACGCGGGGGAACGCGCCCGCACCATGGCCGCGTTGCTCAAGACCGGCTCCGACGGGCGCGCGCTCACCGCCGAGCTGGTCGAGCGCTCCGGGCTCGGACCCACGGCCTGGCTGGAACGATTCTTCGGGGCGCTGCTGCCGGGGCTGCTGCACTACCTCTACCGCTACGGCGTCGCCTTCTGCCCGCACGGCGAGAACACCGTCGTCCTCTTCGACCGCGACGAGATCCCGGTCGGTACCGCGGTCAAGGACTTCGCCGAGGACGTGAACCTGCTGCCCGGCGCCCGGCCGGAGTACGCCACGCTCTCCGAGCGCGCCGACCGCGTCCTGCTGCGCTGGCCGGCCCACGAGCTGGCGCACTCGCTGCTCAGCGCGGTCTTCGCCGGGCACTTCCGGTTCTTCGCCCCGCTGTGCTCCGCCCAACTCGGCGTGCCCGAGGACGAGTTCTGGGCACTCGTCCGCGCCGAGATCGAGCGCTACCACGCCCGGTTCCCGGAGCTGGCCGACCGCTTCGACTCGTACGGGCTCCTCGCCCCGTCCTTCGACCGCGTCGCGCTGAACCGTGAACAGCTCCTGGGCGGCGGCTTCCACGACCGCTCGGAGCGCGACGAGGGCTTCGACGTCGTGCACGGCACCGTGCCGAACCCGCTGGCAGCCGCACCGGCACGAACAGGGGAGCGGATATGA
- a CDS encoding GPP34 family phosphoprotein translates to MDFATNTPTNTPVETTLGEQLLLLSLDDESGAEKESMNVSYAIAAASLVELVLAGRVEVNEDQVTVRDAAPLDDPTLDVALADISGEDKRKPRKTKEWIEHLKKGAVAGTTGNLVAKGLIREEKKKVLGLFPVRRYPEADGSVESALRQRLDEVVMRGAAPDERTASLVALLHGAKLHGLLYEKPQLATAKVNMEKVAHGQWAGPAVRQAVKAAEDALTAIVLLTVVTTTVL, encoded by the coding sequence ATGGACTTCGCCACGAATACGCCGACGAACACACCGGTCGAGACCACGCTGGGCGAGCAGCTGCTCCTCCTCTCGCTGGACGACGAGTCCGGGGCCGAGAAGGAGTCGATGAACGTCTCCTACGCCATCGCGGCGGCGTCACTGGTCGAACTGGTGCTGGCGGGCCGTGTCGAGGTGAACGAGGACCAGGTCACCGTCCGCGACGCGGCGCCCCTGGACGACCCCACCCTGGACGTGGCGCTGGCCGACATCTCCGGCGAGGACAAGCGCAAGCCGCGCAAGACGAAGGAGTGGATCGAGCACCTGAAGAAGGGCGCGGTGGCCGGGACGACCGGGAACCTCGTGGCAAAGGGGCTGATCCGCGAGGAGAAGAAGAAGGTGCTCGGACTCTTCCCCGTGCGCCGCTACCCGGAGGCCGACGGCTCGGTGGAGTCGGCGCTGCGGCAGCGGCTCGACGAGGTCGTGATGCGCGGGGCGGCTCCGGACGAGCGCACGGCGAGTCTGGTGGCCCTGCTGCACGGGGCGAAGTTGCACGGACTGCTTTACGAGAAGCCGCAGTTGGCGACCGCCAAGGTGAACATGGAGAAGGTCGCGCACGGCCAGTGGGCGGGGCCGGCGGTGCGCCAGGCGGTCAAGGCGGCCGAGGACGCGCTGACGGCGATCGTCCTGCTGACGGTCGTCACGACGACCGTCCTGTGA
- a CDS encoding glutamine synthetase family protein, protein MTGERPSPYERLRADAAAGRVEEVIVAVPDIQGRLQGSRLSVPYFLDEIDGAGESGGDGDGDSDGFGACVYLLASDVEMDTRPGYAIDAWRTGFGDFLLRPDPATLRTHLPWDEGTALVIADAHWPGAGGSPVAVAPRHVLRTQLDRLAERGLTALAGTELEFLVFLDTYRAARETRYQGLTSGTAYNVDYSLQGLSGIEPVVRRIRREMGRAGLAMETARGECHAGQYEIVFRYAEAMTTCDNHVFFKNGAKQIAAQEGVALTFMPKFDEGEGNSCHIHLSLRGEDGTAVLADASADDGMSALMRHFVAGQLACLPDFALLMAPNINSYKRLQPGAFAPTGITWGRDNRTCPIRVVGTGSSMRIEHRVPGGDANPYLAVAAAVAAGLYGIEHRLELPPPHRENALADPSVPRLPGTLTEALHRWESSGIAAKVFGEPVVAHYAQAARTELAAFETSVTDWERMRGFERL, encoded by the coding sequence ATGACCGGGGAACGCCCTTCACCGTACGAGCGGCTGCGCGCCGACGCCGCCGCGGGGCGGGTCGAGGAGGTGATCGTCGCCGTCCCCGACATCCAGGGGCGGCTCCAGGGCAGCCGGCTCTCCGTCCCGTACTTCCTCGACGAGATCGACGGCGCGGGCGAGAGCGGCGGGGACGGTGACGGTGACAGCGACGGCTTTGGCGCGTGCGTCTATCTCCTCGCCTCCGACGTGGAGATGGACACCCGCCCCGGCTACGCCATCGACGCCTGGCGGACCGGCTTCGGCGACTTCCTCCTCCGCCCCGACCCCGCCACCCTGCGCACCCACCTGCCCTGGGACGAGGGCACGGCGCTCGTCATCGCCGACGCGCACTGGCCGGGCGCCGGGGGCTCACCGGTCGCCGTCGCCCCCCGCCACGTCCTGCGCACACAGCTCGACCGACTCGCCGAGCGCGGGCTGACCGCGCTCGCCGGTACGGAACTCGAATTCCTCGTCTTCCTCGACACCTACCGTGCCGCCCGCGAGACCCGCTACCAGGGCCTGACGTCCGGGACCGCGTACAACGTCGACTACTCGCTCCAGGGCCTGTCCGGCATCGAGCCCGTCGTGCGCCGGATCCGCCGAGAGATGGGCCGGGCCGGGCTCGCGATGGAGACGGCGCGCGGCGAGTGCCACGCGGGGCAGTACGAGATCGTCTTCCGCTACGCGGAGGCGATGACGACCTGCGACAACCATGTCTTCTTCAAGAACGGTGCCAAGCAGATCGCCGCCCAGGAGGGCGTGGCGCTCACGTTCATGCCCAAGTTCGACGAGGGCGAGGGCAATTCGTGCCACATCCATCTGTCGCTGCGCGGCGAGGACGGCACAGCCGTCCTCGCCGACGCGTCCGCCGACGACGGCATGTCCGCCCTGATGCGGCACTTCGTCGCCGGTCAGCTCGCCTGTCTGCCGGACTTCGCCCTGCTGATGGCGCCGAACATCAACTCCTACAAGCGACTACAGCCCGGAGCCTTCGCGCCGACCGGCATCACCTGGGGCCGGGACAACAGGACGTGCCCGATACGGGTGGTGGGGACCGGGTCCTCGATGCGCATCGAGCACCGGGTGCCGGGCGGGGACGCCAACCCGTATCTGGCGGTCGCCGCGGCGGTCGCCGCCGGTCTGTACGGGATCGAGCACCGGCTCGAACTCCCGCCCCCGCACCGGGAGAACGCGCTCGCCGATCCGTCGGTGCCCCGGCTGCCCGGCACGCTCACGGAGGCGCTGCACCGCTGGGAGAGCAGCGGGATCGCCGCGAAGGTCTTCGGTGAGCCGGTCGTCGCGCACTACGCGCAGGCGGCCCGTACCGAACTGGCCGCGTTCGAGACGTCGGTGACGGACTGGGAGCGGATGCGCGGCTTCGAGCGGCTGTAG
- a CDS encoding iron-siderophore ABC transporter substrate-binding protein → MSTHLTRRIGVAAAATALAVSLSACGGDGDESSDKAAPGGTHTVTTAMGEVKVPRDPKRVVVLDTDALDSAITLGITPVGATTAVADTPFSTYLPQEKLGDIKSVGLIAEPNLEAIAALKPDLILSSKVRDEKNYKPLSEIAPTVFSDTTGPNWRENFELHADALGKTAEARTIADAYDTRVKELTTTFGGPEAAKKTTFGFVRFVEGADTRLYLNDTFVGSIYGDLGVGRPANQDKTGFSLDVSPEKMDEANADVVFYSTYGDAKKANETDIIGGPLWKNLDAVKSGKVFKVDDNVWMLGIGYTGAGKVLDEIEKNYGAAAG, encoded by the coding sequence GTGTCCACACACCTCACCCGCCGTATCGGCGTGGCCGCCGCGGCCACCGCGCTCGCCGTCTCACTCTCCGCGTGCGGTGGCGACGGCGACGAGTCCTCGGACAAGGCCGCGCCGGGAGGGACGCACACCGTCACGACCGCCATGGGCGAGGTGAAGGTACCGCGGGACCCCAAGCGTGTGGTCGTCCTCGACACGGACGCGCTCGACTCCGCGATCACGCTCGGGATCACTCCGGTCGGTGCCACGACGGCCGTCGCGGACACGCCGTTCTCCACCTATCTGCCGCAGGAGAAGCTGGGGGACATCAAGTCGGTCGGGCTGATCGCCGAGCCGAACCTCGAAGCGATCGCCGCCCTGAAGCCCGACCTGATCCTGAGCAGCAAGGTCCGCGACGAGAAGAACTACAAGCCGCTGTCGGAGATCGCCCCGACGGTCTTCTCCGACACCACGGGCCCCAACTGGCGTGAGAACTTCGAGCTGCACGCCGACGCCCTCGGCAAGACGGCGGAGGCCAGGACGATCGCCGACGCCTACGACACCCGGGTCAAGGAGCTGACCACGACGTTCGGCGGCCCGGAGGCGGCGAAGAAGACCACGTTCGGCTTCGTCCGCTTCGTGGAGGGCGCCGACACGCGTCTCTACCTCAACGACACGTTCGTCGGCTCGATCTACGGCGACCTCGGCGTCGGCCGCCCGGCCAACCAGGACAAGACCGGCTTCTCGCTCGACGTCAGCCCGGAGAAGATGGACGAGGCGAACGCGGACGTCGTCTTCTACTCCACCTACGGTGACGCGAAGAAGGCCAACGAGACCGACATCATCGGCGGCCCGCTCTGGAAGAACCTGGACGCGGTGAAGTCCGGGAAGGTGTTCAAGGTCGACGACAACGTGTGGATGCTGGGCATCGGTTACACCGGCGCGGGCAAGGTGCTGGACGAGATCGAGAAGAACTACGGCGCCGCCGCCGGCTAG